A stretch of the Thiocystis violascens DSM 198 genome encodes the following:
- a CDS encoding MFS transporter: MKTSTPDRTVFRVLGAISFAHFLNDTLQSLMVAIYPLFKAGFHLSFAQIGLITLAFQLTASLLQPLVGLYTDRHPKPFSLAVGMGFTLLGLLALSLASSFPMLLVAAAMVGTGSAVFHPEASRVARMASGGRHGLAQSIFQVGGNTGAAIGPLLAAWIVLPHGQRSLAVFALLALVAMIVLTGVGVWSRRQHRQPKPAAVPAGLALPKGRVKATLAVLLALMFSKFFYLASIGSYLIFYLMQRYAIDAQEAQYHLFYFLFAVAAGTLLGGPLGDRIGRRAVIWISILGVAPFTLALPYVGLEASAVLTVIIGFLLASAFPAIVVYAQELIPGRIGMVSGLFFGFAFGLAGIGAAVLGQVADRWGIDTVYQVCAFLPLIGLLAVLLPDLRERDAVTLAPEPAQA; this comes from the coding sequence ATGAAGACGTCAACCCCCGACCGCACCGTCTTCCGGGTGCTGGGCGCCATCAGTTTCGCCCATTTCCTCAACGACACCTTGCAGTCGTTGATGGTCGCCATCTACCCCCTGTTCAAGGCCGGATTCCATCTCAGCTTTGCCCAGATTGGCTTGATCACCCTGGCCTTTCAGTTGACCGCCTCGCTGCTGCAACCCTTGGTGGGCCTCTACACCGATCGCCACCCCAAGCCTTTTTCGCTCGCAGTGGGCATGGGGTTCACCCTGCTGGGCTTGCTGGCGCTGTCGCTGGCCTCCAGCTTCCCGATGCTGCTGGTGGCGGCCGCGATGGTGGGGACCGGTTCGGCGGTCTTCCATCCCGAAGCCTCGCGGGTCGCCCGCATGGCCTCGGGTGGGCGGCACGGACTGGCGCAGTCCATCTTCCAGGTCGGCGGCAACACCGGCGCGGCCATCGGTCCGCTGCTTGCGGCCTGGATCGTCCTGCCCCACGGTCAGCGCAGCCTCGCCGTGTTCGCCCTGCTTGCATTGGTTGCCATGATCGTCCTGACGGGCGTTGGCGTTTGGTCTCGACGTCAGCACCGGCAACCGAAGCCGGCGGCGGTGCCCGCCGGGCTCGCACTCCCTAAGGGTCGGGTGAAAGCGACGCTGGCGGTTCTCCTGGCGCTAATGTTCTCCAAATTTTTCTACCTGGCCAGCATCGGCAGCTATCTGATTTTCTATCTGATGCAGCGCTACGCCATCGACGCTCAAGAGGCGCAGTACCACCTGTTCTATTTCCTTTTCGCGGTGGCGGCGGGCACCCTGCTTGGCGGTCCCCTCGGGGATCGCATCGGTCGGCGGGCGGTGATCTGGATTTCGATCCTCGGGGTCGCACCCTTCACCCTGGCGCTGCCCTACGTGGGGCTCGAAGCATCGGCGGTCTTGACGGTCATCATCGGCTTCCTGCTCGCATCGGCCTTTCCGGCCATCGTGGTCTACGCCCAGGAACTTATCCCTGGTCGGATCGGGATGGTCTCCGGGCTCTTTTTCGGATTCGCCTTCGGTCTGGCCGGGATCGGTGCCGCGGTGCTCGGACAGGTGGCGGATCGGTGGGGGATCGACACGGTCTATCAGGTTTGCGCCTTCCTGCCGTTGATCGGATTGTTGGCGGTTCTGCTGCCGGATCTGCGGGAGAGGGACGCCGTGACGCTCGCGCCGGAACCCGCTCAGGCGTGA
- a CDS encoding UDP-2,3-diacylglucosamine diphosphatase, which translates to METLFISDLHLSPDRPATVDLLLRFLAGRARRAQRLYILGDLFDAWIGDDDDAPLNLQVRAALRALTASGVACALMHGNRDFLLGRAFFRDTGCQRLTDPTLIRCGGEPTLLMHGDLLCTDDLAYLKFRRRVRNPLVQRLFLWKSLASRRALAADYRRKSGAANAVKPEGIMDVNQQAVIEILRRYGAVRLIHGHTHRPAEHAIRIDGRQAARSVLAEWRSDRGEVLVHTSASLSTSAPLGTSTPGVWHRETVIAG; encoded by the coding sequence ATGGAAACGCTCTTCATCTCCGACCTTCATCTCTCGCCGGACCGCCCGGCGACCGTCGATCTCCTGCTGCGCTTTCTGGCTGGCCGCGCCCGTCGCGCCCAACGCCTGTACATCCTCGGCGATCTCTTCGACGCTTGGATCGGGGACGACGACGATGCGCCGCTGAACCTCCAGGTTCGCGCAGCCTTGCGCGCACTGACCGCCTCTGGCGTCGCGTGCGCGCTGATGCACGGCAACCGCGATTTTCTCCTCGGCCGTGCCTTCTTTCGGGACACCGGTTGCCAGCGCTTAACCGATCCGACCCTGATCCGCTGCGGCGGCGAGCCAACGCTGCTGATGCACGGCGATCTGCTCTGTACCGACGATCTGGCCTACCTGAAATTTCGACGCAGGGTCCGCAATCCGCTGGTGCAGCGACTTTTTCTCTGGAAATCGCTGGCGAGCCGGCGAGCGCTCGCCGCCGACTATCGTCGCAAAAGCGGTGCCGCCAACGCGGTCAAACCCGAGGGGATCATGGACGTGAACCAACAGGCGGTCATCGAGATTCTTCGGCGCTACGGGGCCGTCCGGCTCATCCACGGGCATACGCATCGGCCCGCCGAGCATGCGATCCGGATCGACGGACGGCAGGCTGCCCGCTCGGTGCTTGCCGAATGGCGGTCGGATCGCGGGGAGGTGCTGGTGCATACTTCGGCTTCGCTCAGTACAAGTGCTCCGCTCGGTACGAGTACGCCGGGAGTCTGGCACCGGGAGACGGTGATCGCGGGCTAA
- a CDS encoding nickel-dependent hydrogenase large subunit, which produces MSERLVVDPITRIEGHLRIEAQMDGANIAQAYSSGTSVRGVETILKGRDPRDAWAFAQRICGVCTLVHGMASVRSVEDALKIELPANAQLIRNLMIGAQYVHDHVMHFYHLHALDWVDVVSALSADPKATSALAQSISSWPKSSPGYFADTQKRIKTFVESGQLGIFANGYWGHPAYKLPPEANLMAVAHYLEALAWQRDVAKLHAIFGGKNPHPNFVVGGVACPIDLESDSALNAKRFAEVQNIIQSMQTFVDQVYVPDTLAIAGFYKDWGTRGEGLGNFLCYGDLPGSGFMDPATFLFPRGVILNRDLSTIHEVDLHDASQIQEFVAHSWYDYADGKARGLHPYDGETKLEYDARGGVKPPYTQLDINDGYSWIKAPRWKGQAVEVGPLARVLLLYANGHAQTNELVEMTLSTLDLPVEALFSTLGRTAARTLETKVMVDAMQGWYDALIANIKAGDTRTFNDTLWDPSTWPAEARGAGYMEAPRGALGHWIVIKDGKIDNYQAVVPSTWNAGPRDPSDQAGAYEAALQDNHQLVDVKQPIEILRTIHSFDPCIACAVHLSDPETGEQLRIKVT; this is translated from the coding sequence ATGAGTGAACGACTCGTCGTCGACCCCATCACCCGCATCGAGGGCCATCTGCGCATCGAGGCCCAGATGGACGGCGCCAACATCGCCCAAGCCTATAGCTCGGGCACCTCGGTGCGCGGGGTCGAGACCATCCTCAAGGGTCGCGACCCGCGCGATGCCTGGGCCTTCGCCCAGCGCATCTGCGGCGTCTGCACCCTGGTCCATGGCATGGCCTCGGTGCGTTCCGTCGAGGACGCGCTCAAGATCGAGCTGCCGGCCAACGCGCAGTTGATCCGCAATCTGATGATCGGCGCCCAGTACGTGCACGATCATGTGATGCACTTCTATCATCTACATGCGCTGGATTGGGTGGACGTGGTCAGCGCACTGAGCGCCGATCCCAAGGCGACCTCCGCGCTCGCGCAATCCATCAGTTCCTGGCCCAAATCCTCGCCCGGCTATTTCGCCGACACCCAGAAACGGATCAAGACCTTCGTCGAATCCGGCCAGCTCGGCATCTTCGCCAACGGCTATTGGGGCCATCCGGCCTACAAACTGCCGCCCGAGGCCAATTTGATGGCGGTTGCCCATTATCTGGAGGCGCTCGCCTGGCAGCGCGACGTCGCCAAGTTGCACGCCATCTTCGGCGGCAAGAATCCGCATCCGAACTTCGTCGTCGGCGGCGTCGCCTGCCCGATCGACCTGGAGTCGGACTCGGCGCTCAATGCCAAGCGCTTCGCCGAGGTCCAGAACATCATCCAATCCATGCAGACCTTCGTGGATCAGGTCTATGTCCCGGACACCCTGGCGATCGCCGGTTTCTACAAGGACTGGGGAACTCGCGGCGAAGGGCTGGGCAATTTCCTCTGTTATGGCGATCTGCCCGGCAGCGGCTTCATGGATCCCGCGACCTTCCTCTTCCCGCGCGGTGTCATCCTGAACCGGGATCTGTCGACGATCCACGAGGTCGATCTGCACGACGCGAGCCAGATCCAGGAGTTCGTCGCCCATTCCTGGTACGACTATGCCGATGGCAAGGCGCGGGGACTGCATCCCTACGACGGCGAGACCAAGCTGGAATACGACGCCCGCGGCGGCGTCAAACCGCCCTATACCCAACTGGATATCAACGACGGCTATTCCTGGATCAAGGCGCCGCGCTGGAAGGGTCAGGCGGTCGAGGTCGGCCCACTGGCGCGCGTTCTGCTGCTCTACGCCAACGGCCACGCGCAGACCAATGAACTGGTCGAGATGACCCTGTCGACGCTCGATCTGCCGGTGGAAGCACTGTTCTCGACCTTGGGCCGCACCGCCGCGCGCACGCTGGAGACCAAGGTGATGGTCGACGCCATGCAGGGCTGGTATGACGCGCTGATCGCCAATATCAAGGCCGGCGACACCCGGACCTTCAACGACACCCTCTGGGATCCCTCCACCTGGCCTGCCGAGGCACGCGGCGCCGGCTACATGGAGGCCCCGCGCGGCGCGCTGGGACACTGGATCGTCATCAAGGACGGCAAGATCGACAACTATCAGGCCGTGGTACCCTCGACCTGGAACGCCGGGCCGCGCGACCCGAGCGATCAGGCCGGCGCCTACGAGGCCGCGTTACAGGACAACCACCAGTTGGTCGACGTCAAGCAGCCGATCGAGATCCTGCGCACCATCCACTCCTTCGACCCCTGCATCGCCTGCGCGGTGCATCTCAGCGATCCGGAGACCGGCGAACAACTGCGCATCAAGGTGACTTAG
- the minE gene encoding cell division topological specificity factor MinE, with product MGLLDYFRSTQPKGSANVAKERLQILVAHDRAARSRPSYLPQLQREILAVIRKYVDVDMDAVTVNYEQEESHEVLELNIILPDASHHEL from the coding sequence ATGGGCTTGCTCGACTACTTCCGCTCCACTCAGCCGAAAGGCTCCGCGAATGTCGCCAAGGAGCGGCTGCAGATCCTGGTGGCGCATGATCGTGCCGCGCGCAGTCGTCCCTCCTATCTGCCTCAACTGCAACGGGAAATCCTGGCCGTCATTCGAAAATACGTCGATGTCGATATGGATGCCGTCACCGTGAACTATGAGCAGGAAGAGTCGCATGAGGTGTTGGAACTCAATATCATCCTGCCCGATGCGAGCCATCATGAGCTTTGA
- a CDS encoding FtsW/RodA/SpoVE family cell cycle protein, whose translation MTLKPKPLAPDSTLLDAWDLRWPERRLLLLCLLCMTLGFLMVLGSGLAAGRALHPLDLLPLFVYALCLLVMHLSLVAARFQGDQILLATLAFLAGFGLLAQYRLGAFDTADPAGPGLLLFPLGVLLMLTACVALMHGRYERLAAGLWIWGGLSLALVAVLLLIGQRYRGAVYGAGLITPTELLKVTVVLFLASFIDRHAKPLSNWGKGFPRPPLRDLLPLAGFLAVLAGLLLFQRDLGMLIILGVTLLVMLFAGTGRIGYLVLGALGAAGLGALVLAFFSHGQSRIAAWRSPFDDPTGNSWQILQGLSGMYSGGLWGEGFGRGNPEYTPIAQSDFIYSVIGEELGFVGCALVIVFFLIFFSRGLGIADQTRSSFGKLVCVGLVSVLATQTFLNLGGVTKFIPLTGITLPFISHGGSSLLTGFISLGLILAISESAPGSARRQTVTTKRARAGAEAPRRRVREAAPDLHPDPSPGEGRSPAPRPDARASGTAPPRRTSRKKPVARSKDPLD comes from the coding sequence ATGACGTTGAAACCGAAGCCTCTCGCCCCTGATTCGACCCTGTTGGACGCCTGGGATCTCCGCTGGCCGGAGCGGCGTCTGCTGCTGCTGTGTCTGCTCTGCATGACGCTGGGATTTCTGATGGTGCTGGGTTCCGGCCTGGCCGCCGGGCGTGCGCTCCACCCGCTGGATCTCCTGCCGCTGTTCGTCTACGCCCTCTGTCTGCTCGTCATGCATCTGAGTCTGGTGGCGGCCCGGTTTCAGGGCGATCAGATCCTGCTCGCCACCCTCGCCTTTCTTGCGGGCTTCGGCCTACTGGCCCAATACCGCCTGGGCGCCTTCGATACCGCCGATCCCGCGGGGCCGGGGCTTTTGCTGTTCCCGCTTGGCGTTCTCCTGATGCTGACCGCCTGTGTCGCCCTGATGCACGGGCGCTATGAACGGCTTGCCGCCGGTCTCTGGATCTGGGGCGGACTCTCGCTGGCCCTGGTCGCGGTGCTCCTGCTGATCGGACAGCGTTATCGGGGCGCCGTCTATGGGGCCGGACTCATCACGCCAACCGAACTGCTCAAGGTAACCGTAGTGCTCTTTCTGGCGAGCTTCATCGATCGCCATGCCAAGCCGCTGAGCAACTGGGGCAAGGGCTTTCCCCGCCCGCCGCTACGCGATCTGCTGCCGCTCGCGGGCTTTCTGGCGGTGCTCGCCGGACTGCTCCTGTTCCAGCGCGACCTGGGGATGCTCATCATCCTCGGCGTGACCCTGCTCGTCATGCTGTTCGCCGGTACTGGACGAATCGGTTATCTGGTCCTCGGCGCCTTGGGCGCCGCCGGGCTGGGCGCTCTGGTCCTCGCGTTTTTCTCGCACGGACAAAGCCGCATCGCGGCCTGGCGGTCGCCTTTCGACGACCCGACCGGTAACAGTTGGCAGATCCTGCAGGGGCTGTCCGGGATGTATTCGGGCGGACTCTGGGGCGAGGGTTTCGGTCGGGGCAACCCGGAATACACGCCCATCGCGCAGTCGGACTTCATCTATTCGGTGATCGGCGAGGAGCTTGGTTTCGTCGGCTGCGCGCTGGTGATCGTCTTCTTCCTGATCTTCTTCAGCCGCGGACTGGGGATCGCGGACCAGACGCGATCGTCCTTCGGGAAACTGGTGTGTGTCGGACTGGTCAGCGTGCTCGCTACCCAGACCTTCCTGAACCTCGGCGGCGTGACCAAATTCATCCCGCTGACCGGCATCACGCTGCCCTTCATCAGTCATGGCGGAAGCAGTCTGCTGACGGGTTTCATTAGTCTGGGCCTGATCCTGGCCATCTCCGAGTCGGCCCCAGGATCCGCGCGCCGGCAAACCGTTACGACGAAGCGCGCTCGGGCAGGAGCGGAGGCGCCACGGCGTCGGGTCCGGGAAGCGGCTCCCGATCTGCATCCCGATCCGTCTCCGGGGGAAGGACGCTCGCCGGCTCCCCGGCCAGACGCCCGCGCTTCCGGAACGGCGCCACCCCGGCGGACTAGCCGGAAGAAACCCGTGGCGCGCTCCAAGGATCCGCTGGACTGA
- a CDS encoding putative bifunctional diguanylate cyclase/phosphodiesterase, with translation MHARDIQSEKVLFLYAGSPFLLAVGGMTAVMMVVLHWNLVPRNGLLIWLATMILGLLGRAGLVVFFRRLPEQDRALDAHWLWRFRLGTLASGLTWGVGAVFLCQSGDPVYETFVAFAMAGISAAAITALAIDRVATLFFVIPLLAPLSARFLLDPAELALTMGLIVLLFLLVLAVIATRIQAYLEENVRLRLQAESQQRQIQTNELRWRFAIEGSGQGLWDWEIEDWDLDTGRVFYSPMWKAMLGYAEDEIAPTLTEWKTRVHPEDLAAVHGVLMRHLDGESPFYESEHRMLCQDGGYKWILDRGQVIEQTPEGMPRRMIGVHIDVTERKQAEIELRIAAAVFNAQEGILITDANQVILRVNQAFIETTGYASEEVIGQTPRLLKSGRHDRDFYAAMWSSIDATGSWKGEIWNRRKNGEVYPEWLGITALKGGDGQVTHYVATLHDITERKAAEDAIQHLAFYDALTALPNRRLLLDRLEHAMIVSERTRQVGALLFLDLDRFKELNDTYGHATGDLLLQDVARRLLGAVRDVDTVARLGGDEFVVMLEDLGENTDDARNVAAEIGAKIRVELGEPYQLAEHRHLSTPSIGVILFQGRLASVDELLSRADLAMYRAKQSGRNRLCFFDLSMQVSVDARRALKDELRIGIGQGQFVLHFQPRVDRVGRLFGAEALVRWTHPERGMLSPSEFIPLAEESGLIQALGDWVLESACAQLQAWSRHPDWVRLTLAVNISDRQFRDANFVERILALLERTGVDPSLLDLELNESLLLQNPKGIVASLDALKAHGVRLTLDRFGSERSSLGVLKHLPLDRLKLDRSLVRDLPTDPKAAAIAKSVIALGDALGFEVTAVGVETEAERRFLEAHACPSFQGYLFSQALSSEELNSSLAASG, from the coding sequence ATGCATGCGCGCGATATTCAGTCGGAAAAGGTACTGTTTCTCTATGCCGGATCGCCATTCCTGCTGGCCGTGGGGGGCATGACGGCCGTGATGATGGTCGTCCTGCACTGGAATCTGGTTCCGCGGAATGGTCTTCTGATCTGGCTGGCGACGATGATCCTGGGGCTGCTCGGGCGCGCCGGACTCGTCGTTTTTTTCCGTCGTCTGCCAGAGCAGGATAGGGCGCTGGACGCCCATTGGCTGTGGCGTTTTCGGCTTGGAACCCTGGCGAGCGGTCTGACCTGGGGCGTGGGTGCGGTCTTTCTGTGCCAGTCCGGGGATCCGGTGTACGAAACGTTCGTCGCCTTCGCCATGGCGGGGATCAGCGCGGCCGCGATTACTGCGCTGGCCATCGACCGGGTTGCCACGCTGTTCTTCGTGATTCCACTGCTTGCGCCACTGTCGGCTCGGTTTCTGCTCGATCCGGCGGAACTCGCCTTGACGATGGGCCTGATCGTCCTCTTGTTCCTGCTGGTTCTGGCCGTGATCGCTACCCGTATCCAGGCGTATCTGGAGGAAAACGTGCGACTGCGTCTGCAGGCCGAGTCGCAGCAACGTCAAATCCAGACCAATGAGCTGCGCTGGCGTTTTGCAATCGAAGGGAGCGGTCAGGGGCTGTGGGATTGGGAGATCGAGGATTGGGATCTGGATACCGGTCGGGTATTCTATTCGCCAATGTGGAAAGCGATGCTCGGATACGCCGAGGATGAGATTGCTCCGACCCTTACGGAATGGAAGACGCGAGTACACCCGGAGGATCTGGCGGCGGTGCATGGGGTACTGATGCGCCACCTCGATGGCGAGTCGCCGTTCTACGAATCCGAGCATCGCATGCTCTGCCAGGATGGTGGGTATAAATGGATCCTGGATCGGGGGCAGGTCATCGAACAGACGCCCGAGGGAATGCCGCGACGGATGATCGGCGTACATATCGATGTCACCGAACGCAAGCAGGCCGAAATCGAACTGCGGATTGCCGCCGCCGTCTTCAATGCCCAGGAGGGTATCCTGATCACCGATGCCAATCAGGTGATCCTGCGGGTCAATCAGGCATTTATCGAGACCACCGGTTATGCGAGCGAGGAGGTGATCGGCCAGACCCCGCGCCTGCTCAAGTCCGGGCGTCATGACCGCGACTTTTACGCCGCCATGTGGTCGAGTATCGATGCGACGGGTTCATGGAAAGGCGAAATCTGGAACCGGCGCAAAAACGGTGAAGTCTATCCGGAGTGGCTCGGCATTACCGCCTTGAAAGGCGGCGATGGCCAGGTCACTCATTATGTGGCCACGCTGCACGATATCACCGAGCGCAAGGCCGCCGAGGATGCCATCCAGCACCTCGCTTTCTACGATGCACTGACCGCGCTGCCCAATCGGCGACTCCTCCTTGATCGTCTGGAACACGCCATGATCGTGAGCGAGCGCACACGTCAAGTTGGTGCGCTGCTCTTTCTCGATCTGGATCGTTTCAAGGAACTCAACGATACCTACGGTCATGCCACTGGCGATCTGCTGTTGCAGGATGTTGCGCGGCGTCTGCTGGGAGCCGTGCGCGATGTGGATACCGTGGCGCGGCTGGGCGGCGACGAGTTCGTGGTCATGCTGGAGGATCTCGGCGAAAACACCGACGATGCCAGGAATGTCGCCGCCGAGATTGGCGCGAAAATTCGTGTCGAGCTTGGCGAGCCTTATCAACTGGCCGAGCATCGCCATCTGAGTACGCCCAGCATTGGCGTCATCCTGTTCCAAGGGCGCCTGGCGAGCGTCGACGAACTGCTCAGCCGGGCGGATCTGGCCATGTACCGGGCCAAGCAATCCGGACGCAATCGGCTCTGTTTTTTCGACCTATCCATGCAGGTGTCGGTCGATGCGCGCCGGGCGCTCAAGGACGAACTCCGGATCGGCATCGGGCAGGGCCAATTCGTGCTGCATTTTCAGCCGCGGGTGGACCGTGTCGGTCGTCTGTTCGGTGCCGAGGCCTTGGTGCGCTGGACGCATCCCGAACGTGGGATGCTGTCACCCAGCGAGTTCATCCCGTTAGCCGAGGAGTCCGGCTTGATCCAGGCGCTGGGAGACTGGGTGCTGGAGTCCGCCTGCGCGCAATTGCAGGCATGGTCGCGCCACCCGGATTGGGTGCGACTGACGCTGGCGGTCAATATTAGCGACCGGCAGTTTCGCGACGCCAATTTCGTGGAGCGAATCCTGGCGCTCCTGGAGCGCACTGGCGTCGATCCTAGCCTGCTTGACCTGGAGTTGAATGAAAGCCTGCTGTTGCAGAACCCCAAGGGGATCGTCGCGAGTCTGGACGCCCTGAAAGCGCATGGGGTGCGGTTGACGCTGGATCGTTTTGGCAGCGAACGCTCGTCGCTGGGCGTACTGAAACATCTCCCGCTCGATCGCCTCAAACTCGACCGGTCCCTCGTGCGGGATCTGCCGACCGATCCAAAGGCGGCCGCCATTGCGAAAAGCGTGATTGCGCTTGGCGATGCGCTTGGATTCGAGGTCACCGCCGTGGGCGTGGAGACCGAGGCGGAACGGCGGTTCCTGGAGGCGCACGCCTGTCCGTCGTTCCAGGGATACCTCTTCAGTCAGGCGCTGTCCTCGGAGGAACTGAATTCGTCTTTAGCTGCAAGCGGTTGA
- a CDS encoding (Fe-S)-binding protein, giving the protein MSELTLERGLAAFRAEIDAPVAAFFSSCVHCGICAQSCPFYLETGDPKYTPILKLEPLRLVWENEFTLWGRIKGLLGLQRKVTDEMLAEWEELLYDSCSMCGRCSMVCPVGNDLAYMIRKSREGMVQSGHAPEGLIAASVRAIQTGSPMGLQWKTLAVQIKHVEDSTGLEVPVDKPGVDYLVLLSSMEIINFPEYLEAITKIFDHAGVTWTLSTQCFEATNAGIQIGNKDIAAQLVERVVAAAVALKVANVISPECGHAYTAIRWEGPNLIGRPYPFRVFHIIEVLDELRAAGRIQTEGMESDRLSMHDPCNLARKSGVIQQQRNLMNLVADNFVELKEHGKFQWCCGAGGGVSSNERAEPLKLAAFRRKKAQIEEVAPERMVTMCATCRTQLEEGLEEFNMEIPVVGLTEMIADHLVEKEAREHE; this is encoded by the coding sequence ATGAGCGAGCTGACACTCGAACGGGGCCTCGCGGCCTTTCGCGCCGAGATCGACGCGCCGGTCGCGGCCTTCTTTTCAAGCTGCGTGCACTGCGGGATCTGCGCCCAGTCCTGCCCGTTCTACCTGGAGACCGGCGACCCCAAGTACACGCCGATCCTGAAACTCGAACCGCTGCGTCTGGTCTGGGAAAACGAATTCACGCTTTGGGGCAGGATCAAGGGCCTGCTCGGACTCCAGCGTAAAGTGACCGACGAGATGCTCGCCGAGTGGGAAGAGTTGCTCTACGACTCCTGCTCCATGTGCGGACGCTGCTCCATGGTGTGTCCGGTCGGTAACGACCTGGCCTACATGATCCGCAAGTCGCGCGAGGGCATGGTCCAGTCGGGGCATGCGCCGGAAGGACTGATCGCCGCCTCGGTGCGCGCCATTCAAACCGGCAGCCCCATGGGCCTGCAATGGAAGACGCTGGCGGTCCAGATCAAGCATGTCGAGGACAGCACGGGTCTGGAAGTTCCGGTCGACAAGCCCGGCGTCGACTATCTGGTCCTGCTGTCGTCGATGGAGATCATCAACTTCCCCGAATATCTGGAAGCCATCACCAAGATCTTCGACCATGCCGGGGTAACCTGGACCCTGTCGACGCAGTGCTTCGAGGCCACCAACGCCGGCATCCAGATCGGCAACAAGGACATCGCCGCCCAATTGGTCGAGCGGGTCGTCGCCGCCGCCGTCGCGCTCAAGGTGGCGAATGTCATCAGTCCCGAGTGCGGACACGCCTACACCGCGATCCGCTGGGAAGGTCCGAACCTGATCGGGCGTCCCTACCCCTTCCGGGTTTTCCACATCATCGAGGTGCTGGACGAACTGCGCGCCGCCGGGCGCATCCAGACCGAGGGCATGGAGAGCGATCGGTTGTCGATGCACGATCCCTGCAACCTGGCACGCAAGAGCGGCGTCATTCAGCAGCAGCGCAATCTCATGAATCTGGTCGCCGACAACTTCGTCGAGCTGAAGGAGCACGGCAAATTCCAGTGGTGCTGCGGCGCGGGCGGCGGCGTCAGCTCCAACGAACGCGCCGAGCCGCTCAAGCTGGCCGCCTTCCGGCGCAAGAAGGCGCAGATCGAGGAGGTCGCGCCGGAGCGCATGGTGACCATGTGCGCCACCTGTCGCACCCAGCTCGAAGAGGGCCTGGAAGAATTCAACATGGAGATACCGGTGGTCGGTCTGACCGAAATGATTGCCGACCATCTGGTCGAGAAAGAGGCACGCGAACATGAGTGA
- the minD gene encoding septum site-determining protein MinD, translating to MARIIVITSGKGGVGKTTTAAALAMGLAQRGKRTVVIDFDVGLRNLDLIMGCERRVVYDFVNVINQEANLNQALIRDKRCDHLYVLPASQTRDKDALTKEGVGRILEELSQVYDFIVCDSPAGIEHGATMAMYFADDAVVVTNPEVSSVRDSDRMLGILSSKSRRAETNDDPIREFLLLTRYDPARVESGEMLSVEDVQEILSLNLLGIIPESKAVLTASNSGSPVILDRESDAGQAYGDMVARYLGEEVPHRFLHTEKKGFLSRLFRG from the coding sequence TTGGCGAGAATTATCGTGATCACCTCGGGCAAGGGCGGGGTCGGCAAGACAACCACCGCCGCCGCTCTGGCGATGGGGCTGGCTCAACGGGGCAAACGAACGGTGGTCATCGACTTCGATGTCGGCCTGCGCAACCTGGATCTGATCATGGGGTGCGAGCGGCGCGTCGTCTATGACTTCGTCAATGTCATCAATCAGGAGGCCAATCTCAACCAGGCATTGATCCGCGACAAACGTTGCGATCATCTCTATGTCCTGCCGGCCTCCCAGACGCGGGATAAGGACGCGCTGACGAAGGAAGGGGTGGGCCGGATCCTGGAGGAGTTGTCCCAGGTCTACGATTTCATCGTCTGCGATTCGCCGGCCGGCATCGAACATGGCGCCACCATGGCCATGTATTTTGCCGATGATGCCGTGGTGGTGACGAACCCGGAGGTTTCCTCGGTGCGCGATTCCGATCGCATGCTGGGCATCCTGTCGAGCAAGTCACGGCGCGCCGAGACCAACGACGACCCCATCCGCGAATTCCTGCTCCTGACCCGCTATGACCCCGCTCGGGTCGAAAGTGGCGAGATGCTGAGTGTCGAGGATGTTCAGGAAATTCTCTCCTTGAATCTGCTCGGTATCATTCCGGAATCCAAGGCGGTGCTGACCGCCTCAAATTCCGGCAGCCCCGTGATTCTGGACCGCGAAAGCGACGCCGGGCAGGCCTATGGCGACATGGTGGCGCGCTATCTTGGGGAGGAGGTGCCGCACCGGTTCCTTCATACGGAGAAGAAAGGCTTCCTGAGCCGCTTATTCAGAGGGTAA